A window of Aptenodytes patagonicus chromosome 1, bAptPat1.pri.cur, whole genome shotgun sequence genomic DNA:
TTCAGCTCTAACCCAATAGCAGTCTAAGCTATTGTTAAATTTCAAGCTTTTCAACTCTTTAGTGAATCAGTTTTGATCAAAAACTGTGATAGATCACACCTTTACAACAGTCCTGCTTACTTATGTAGATTAGTTCCTTTTCTTAAATTGCCTTAACTGGAGGTAAGGCTTTATAAACACCACAAATGGACATCACTTTTTCTGTGAACTTTGTTATACTGATCCATCAAAAGGAACTAATCTGTGCTGttctaaaaacataaaaagaaacaattatcCATGCTAAAGAAATGGTTAAGTAGTTCTAAACAACAGATAGGATTAGAAGGATTATAGAAAAGGTTACTCCTTAATATGAGTCATTTTAAAAGAGTGAACTCATCAGCCATTGAAGTAGTTTCCATTCAATCTGTAAAATATATAAAGTGGGCACAGATGGAGAACATATTAATTTACAActggaaaagctttcttaaaatttGAAAACTGTTTAACTTCTATGCAAGCGTTAAGTAACTAAGAATGTGTATCTCATCATACATgttaattctctctcttttttctcaaGGTTTTCTACTCTCAGTTTCAAAATCTCTGCAAAAGGTAGAAGATGAAGATATGTTGCTAACCACATTAAAGCTAGGAAAAACTCTTAGAAATGGAGATAGAACTGCGAACAGAGGAGCTATACCTTTGCTGAAGCATTATAAGACTGAAGACAGCAGTGTTTTGGACGAAAAGgatgacagaaaaatgaagtttttggTGAgttttcagttttacatttttgGCTTAATTGTAAAATGGAAATTCTCTTTATAGCCTTTTAGAAAACAAGTATAATAATGTAGAGCAACAACCTggtgaatataaaaaaaatcagtttagcaTACTATATTCAAGAATACATTTTCAACTGTAAGTATCTAATTccaatattttaaatgtgtaacTTGGACAGTTGAataaaagaaatttgatttttacaGAACTGTATGTAGCCAAaacttgtggggaaaaaaggcctATATTTGTTTGATTCAGCATGTCCCTATATGCAGCAACAGGATTTTAACTTCACCAAATATAAGACCCATTATTTTATCATGTTCTTTACCATAAAACTATTTCAGCCAAAGATGTAATGCAGGTCattacttttcaaataaataagattatttaaataaaattatttaagacaAAATACTTGCACTGCTAAGTATAAAGTGTAAAAAGTCAAGTATAAAAAGTGAACACAACTGACTTTAAATAAAGGTAAACTGCTACTCTTGTTTTCCCTTAAAACAGGACACAGGTTCCAGACATGATTTCTTAAATCATGTTATGCCAATCAACTTAGGTAGAAAGGAACTACCTTATCTTGCACTGAAGGGAGCCATGGCTTTTCCAGGTGACACTGAAATTCAAAATATTGAATCAATACAGGAAAGAGAGACTGCAAATGAAAATTCAGCTAAATTCCCTATAGGAAGAAGGGATTTTGACAGtaagtatattttcattttcatacaaaaattatttcattctggTAAAGTATAATGCAATGTCTATATAGCAGTTTGATAAAGGTTCATTTAGAAACTCTGTTATGTTTGGGATTTCCTAGGGCTGATGAAATCCTGCATTTCCAGTTTACATCTATTGTGATTTGGTGCACAGGGGAGGAAGCATCTGTTAAATTAGTATTTCCAGAGGCCATAAAGAATTCTAGTTCTTTGATGATttaaactttcaatttttttttttttttcctgtagtgctCAGGTGTATGCTGGGAAGAGTCTATAGACCTTGTTGGCAAGTCTGAAAGCTAATGATCTACACCACCTTCTTTGAAGATTAAACATTTTATTACGAATTTAATCTAATTTGAAGTTACTGGGTTTTAGTGTGGCTATACATATGCATCCAAAAATACTTTCCCATCGCATTGTAGAGGGAAACATAATTCATCACCAAAAAAGAACATAGCTGTAATTACTAACTATGTATTGTtatcaaaaaataaaagacttctgCATAATCCAGACTTGCAAGTATTTGTCTAATATTACACACAAGCTACTTCCACTTATTTGAGTATGAAAGGAAGCAATTAATGAATTTCACCCTTTTCTCGCAAAATTTTACAACTTCTGAACCAGTCAACGTACCACGTATGTCAAAACAAAAACTTATAGTCAAAAAAAGTGAGTTAATTTTGCCTGACCAGCAATCAACTTATTCTTGCTTgcagttttgctgtgttttctttttccaccagTTTTCCTGTCCAATTCTTTCTGATGGTTGTTTGAAGTCTTAGGTCTTTTAGCATTTTTTTGCAAAGATGGTTCACTTTCCTTATCACAGATTACTTTGTCATTATTCAAATCCATCTGTTCGTTCTTGGAGTTCTTGTTTCTTGGCTCACAACTCAGCTTTCCCATTTCTGTATAACTTCTAGTCTGgtgaacattttcagaaatagttCCAAGCACTGGTACATCAAGACATGAATTCATACCTTCTGTCATGTAAGAAgatcaaaaaaataaatgtgaagaaGTAAAAGTTACCTGGGATTATTCATCCTTTTTCTATCAGAGGACTgtcatgtgatttttttaaatcaaaatgagtGCTTCATCAGTAAAACAAAACTATGCTGGTCATTGCAGTTACATTTGCTATGAGTTCGTAAGTGTACTGccaatttaaaattatattgctcAAAAACATGTAATAGCAACTAACTTAAGGAAGTGGATTTATAACTTTAAGATACTGGAAAAGATGCTTAAAGGGCCTAGAAATTATATATATGATATAGTTTATAGTGGAGTAAAacaaatttttcccttttttgaatggcaaaaatacaaatttcactTAGCTTTTGTAAAATATGAACAAACATATGTatgtaaaatgtattaatttttttacctCAAAATAGCATCAATACATCTTTTTCAAacagatttatattttcaaagcattagCATTACAATTTTAACGCAAAGACATTTAACTGATCATAGCATACACAGAGCAAtgagacatctttttttcttgaaaacatatTTATACTTGAGTTTTACTAAAGCCTTGTTTGATAACATTTGAAATATCAGCTATCACATTTACTTATTGAATCCTACTACAGCTTACCTGTGAGATATCCAGCTTTTAAATGTTGCTTTGGTGCAGGATGTACGCAGGTTGAAATTTGGCTACTGCTGCGGAAAAGCTGACCCTTTATTTCATTCAAGTCATTTTTATATGTACATGCAAACTGAGATTTGATTGAAGATCGCTTCACCTGCAAATAGCAATCTGGTATTAGCTTTAATTATTTACAAAAGTAAAAGACAACACCTGCAAGACTAGTAAAATAATAAGTTTCCCCATTCTTCTGTCTTGAAAGCTTTTAGATCacataaaaaacccagaaaaatgagTATGCTtccataaaaaatatttatgaagtattCATTTACAAAGTGTAAAGGCTTTCAAGAATACTAATAAATTATTCTATTATAGTcctaaaataattctaaaaaatcttttttcaccTCTTTCAGAACGTTACACATTAACTTTTAAAGTTTCAACCTAAGATTTTCTCTCAAAGTTAGCCCTCTCTTTTGATAGACTGCAGACTCTACTGTTTTGAGTAGCTGTCATAGCTACTACAGCCAATTATCATACTTCTATAGGTCATCTCTGAGATGTCAGTTCATAAATGCCAAGTATAGGAAGTATCGTACATAAAGGAAAGCATAATAGCAACACTGAAAAGGAATGACAGATAATAGAAACTAAGCTTCAATACACTTATACCTAAAACTGGAatataaagtattattttaaatctttctttggcAAATTTCAGATTTCCCATTTACTCacaaaataaagccatttcttcGTTGAATGCCAATGTCTAACTCCAAATTTGTCAAAATATACCCATATAGCGTAAGTTGCCAGAAATCTACAGTATTCAAGAACAGTATTTTATCTGGTTCTGTATGCTCATCTCCACCTCCTAGTCTTGAAAGCAGGGAACCTAGTCTCATAGCacaggtaaataaaaatatttggtttaactaaaaaaaattaaataaaaattttaaatatattcaatATATCCATATTTAATGGAATTAACGGTTACAGGTCAAACTTCCTCAGTTTACAGAAGTTACAACTTCTCATCAGCTTAGAATTTCAGGGTCAAGCTTTGTACTTTCTGGCCAATTTATCACAAATGCTATACACTCTGCAAGACATTCTGCCTTCACTTCCATTTGAAAGTCTACTGCATTATACAAAAGATGTTGAAAGGTATAGCACAGAGCAGGTAACTACAATATATTAGGATTTTTAGCTAATAATTGTATTAGCACAGGTGAATTCAAATAAATTTGAGCTGAACAGGTGCTACAGTACaaatatcaggaaaaagaaaaagcaagaaacattGTCACAAAATAGATGTTGCTATATATATAGATAACAGGAATGATTTGTCGAATAAGAGGTTTACAGCcacttttctgattaaaaaatttGCATTATGCAAGTCTACTTTTCTTCTTAATACAAGTGTGTTTAAATCTTACAGTTCAGGTTTGACCcttatagatatatttttattccaACTCAAAATCTCAGAtttagacaaaaagaaagaacacGTTCCCAGAAACCTCCTTTCACACAGGCCTTCATCCACAAAATTCAGTAACAGTTTATGCCGCTTTCATCAGATACTGTTTTCATTCATACAAGCTAACAGACTCTAGCTTTTTGTCATTGAGATACAACTTCAGTATTCCTTCATGATACTGCAGGTGGCCAGGTGAACACACCTAcagtctttttggaaaaaaatatcccatttatttacagaaacataatttttctttctgacttactatgtctgtatatatatagttttattttaaactgagtaTTCCCTTCAAGAGTTAAAAAGACACAATTTTACCAGTTGTCCATCACTCCCAAACTGCAATTTCTCTGTGCCAGATAACAGCCTGAGAAAGGCAGATTTAACAGGGAGAACTAGCTAGCCTGACTCTCAACAATTCTAATCTTTTTAAAGTGTTAATCTACTCTGTCCTTAAAACATTTACTGTAAGGTAAGACTATATACGTAGATATCTACAAGGTTTTGTGTGCTTCAAGATTATGCCTTAGCTCACTGAGTCATTAAGTGTATGTCATTAACTTTTTACtcttttcagaaagtgttttgaaGGATAGAGAAGCTATACCCAGAATAAGCTTaagaatttgaaataattaaaaatgcaactttaatCTAGTTTAAACTTAATCAACATCCTATTGTACAATTACAATATTTTGAATATAAGgggtttacattttctttaagcTTAAGGTTACtgtaatattaatgaaaaatattttcctatatttGCTATGTTTCTTAAACACTTCATCTTAATCCTTTAAAattctctcattttttaattattgttcaGCAAATGACACACATCAAAAATTATGCACAATAAGTTGCAAAGAGTTCTATCACATTCATATTGCAAGAGGTAAATAAGCTACAATTTGTGCTGAGTTGATGAAGATATAATAAACACAGCATGAAGACCATCAAACTTGAGCAAGAAAGCCTGATAGTCACCATTCTATAACCAACAATAAATCCAGTTATTTTTTGGGAcatcaggatttctttttaacaCCCCCATCCGTCACTTCACTAATTCAGTTTGCAGGGATTAGAATATGTGGAGTCAAAGGACAGAAGTCAAGCTCAAATACCGAAAAACTTGCAGCAGAAACCTATCTGTCTGTTTCAACTTCACTGAAGCTTGAAATATGCCTCAAAACTTCACTCTATTGCATCACATACCATTTAGTCATTTGCAAACAGTATacaaatatgtgtatatatatatacacagatataccACCAAATATGACAGCTGGTGGTAGTACTAATCTAGAGGGTATATATAAATCAAGAGTGCATGACTAAATATGTTGAAGCAGTCAAACTTCCCAACTAGTCTAGGAATGAATATtcactactaaaaaaaaaaacaccacctgtATTACACTGAGTGAGGTAGCAAAAAGTGAATTTTAATAGCCTGAAGGCAGAACAAAAGAGCACAAGTCTAGCGCTGGATTAAAAAGTAGAGCTTCACTggaatgtttttaaagaaaaaagagcaacttAAAACTTGATTGAAGCACACATAATGAAGCCTGTCAACAGCTTGAAACAGCTCTTAGAAATTAGAGATCTTTTACATTAAATTCCCTGAAATCCACTGCTTTGAGGGCACCATCCCAATGACCCACAGCTCTGGGAGAGCAAAAAGATGTTGGGAACTCAATTTGCTAATCAAGTAGTTGCACACAAGTGGCATGCAATGAACTCAGACTTACTATCCCCTCTCCTCTTCACAAGCAAGTGGGATGTTGCTGTTATCcctatacaaagaaaaaaaattctgctgcatttcagaaaaagggGTTCTTTGTTACCACTGTTCAGCTGGAAGAAAGTATGATAGAATTTAAGGCAGTGTTTCAGCACATGTAGGTCAATTAGTAGTCCTAATGAGTAGATAAAGCAGGACATACTCCCACCTTGACTTCTATATCTAGAGAAGTTTTTCAGTTGTTCGGGATACCAATATAAAACATTCActtttatatgaaatattaatgGTGCATGCTCTACTTATTTCTAAAAGTTAGTTGATAATCTATTCCAGATCTCCTTCCAGCATCTGCATACAGACAGTACTGCCAATATTTAGTCAGTAAGAATGTTGAGATTTGGTTTTTATACACTGGAATGGCATAACAGAATTTGAAAACCTACATCAGTAACAACAAacacatgtttttattttctagccAAACAATTAGAGTACtatttggaagaggaaaagagataaaaagagaaaatgtcttttcctcACTCTTACCCTTgtccttttagaaaaaaaatattaaaggcgAGTTGAAAGAGAAAgttgaaaaagggaagggagcGCAAAGGGAAGAGTAACAAAACAATAAATGGTAAGTATCATTGCCAAACCAAGGCATCATGTTATTCAAACAAGAAAAGTGTCCTGGATAGCTCAGGTAATAGCAAGCTTTTATTGTATTGAAACTAtcaaatatttttagcatgaCATTGTACCAGCCTTTTGCTTTCCCAAATTAACCTATTACTGTTTTGAGAACAGTTAGCCTCAACTCACCTCACTATTGCATTTCAAAAGTACTCAAAACTCACAGCTATGGATCCTAGGAAAACAGTTTAGGGGTCTTGTAGAAACAAAAATGGTATTTTCTACACAAGTGTGGCTTATCAACTGACACTAATAATAAAGTCTTTCTTCAGATTTTTGCTGAACGTaacatttttctcccctccccctctctcctccaGATACTTATTTTTAGCATACTCCATACACATCGAAACTACTAGTCAGCTTAGTGTTCTCCACAATTACATTCCgcttagaaataaatatttcttgctACAATAGATGAGACTACTACCTGAGGAAGATTGTTTTCTCTATTACTATGAATCTTCTGCTCACAATTATAGTGGACATACAGAAAACTCTTGATAACTTCCTGTTGATAGTTTTCCAAGTCACAGTTTATTTGTACTGGAATCATAAATAGGCAAAACAATTCTCTCAAGTAACAGCATTTAGAGAACtaagcaatgaaaaataacagTAGTGCATGAAGCTAGATATTAAGTCATTTCATATAGGCATGAACAAGTCACATGAGAAAGGCAGACTAGGATTTTTTGCTTTGTGGAGCTTTTCCCTTGGAAGGATTTCTATACACAGTAAAATTACAATGAACTTCAAGCATGCCAAGATTTGTTAGAGTTCTTAAGCcacaaattctttttaaaactaaaactacAGTTATGTTCCCAATTGGAGGGAAATAGTGCCTCATATAGGAAAGGTTGTCTCCagttacattaagaaaaaaacatgccaAACTACTGAAATTCCTTGCAGCTGTTTCAGGGTAAATGTGTTAACAATGCAGCAGGATTTCTAAAACAATGTATCAAAAGGCCAAAACAAtcctgtttacaaaaaaaataaatctgttactCTCTCATATATTGCATGCTCACAGCCTAATagcttttgttcctttcttcttAACTCCTAAAGTTCTCAGTTTCACCCAATCCCATTAGTTCAGGAACAGTATTTTACCTACAACTTGAAAGTCTAATTAATCTTTTCTGGTGCAAAAGATGAAAATCTTATTAAGCAACATTTTTGTTGTCTGAAGTTGCTCTTTAACCTAAACAAAGCAGGTGATTGTAACAGTCCTTCCATTCCTCTCTCTCACCAATAAGCAGGACTTACATAACCCCATTGAAATCAACAAAATAAGTAGTCAAATAGGGGATCTACCCATTCCAGATAAATGGAAGTATGATTCAAAGAAGCAGACATAAGGTTGGATGAACCCTTTTTAGATAAAATACCTCTCTCCTGTCCAATTAAGCTTTCTACATATAAAGCAGAAAGGAGTGATAAGGACAACTGACAACAAGAGACATAACTCAATAGATGTTCTATAGAGCTTTCTGAATTAAAGACTCCTTCCACAAAATACCATTCACCAGAAGACACTTCACTTAAACAGTAGATAACAAACTTGAAACTCTAAATTGTCTCTCAAAGGAAGATTGAGTTTCTTATTATTACTCTTACCTGCTTCTGCTGGAgggaattaaaaaatgcaacatgCTAGTTCCCCAGACTTCTTTCTCCTCAAGGGATAAGAGCGACAGCTTTGCCTCCTAACAAATGCCGTTATAGTTAGGTGATCTTTCTGCATCTCTTCCAGTATTTAATGAGGATTGAAAGACAAAactatttctttgtctttcactGTTGCCAGGAATTTGTTTTGGCACAATGGAAGTAcccacagatttattttaaacaccAATTCCAGTTCATAGCTACACGTTTACTTTATCCACCCTCCGTATTTTTAGACACTAAACACATATGCATGATGCTGTGCCCTAGGTCTAAATATTATCAATCTGCACTCCTCCACATAATTCTGCAGAAGTTGTGAGAGATCAGTTCCTCTTAAGGAAGGAGAGggcataatgatttttttttcctctctgttttattttttaaatttagagaaATGTTTCTCCTATCACTTTATAGATTTTCCTAAATTTCTTTATTCAACACATACATCTTGATGGGACTCAGCATACAACCAAACTAATCATCACTactgtgtttttcttcccctctcaaaTATCATGGAAAAGGAGACTTTTATGGGACAAGTTCGAATGAGAGATCACGAATTTGTACTATAGACTAACCATCTAACCACCTATCAGAGGCAGCATAGTAAAAAGGTCCTTACGACAATTTTATGGAACTAACGCTACCATCACACATACTGCATAAGAAACTTCTCAGAAGAATCATTGACATTGAGAAGAAACATCACGTTGCTATTGTCTTACTCAAAAAACATATGTATGGTATCTCCCAGTCAATTGTTAAAATGAGTGCATTATACATAACAAAACTTACAACTGTGAATTTTACAAGCAACCTGTACACATTTCAAGATGGTTGtatgaaataataatgaagacTGATGTAAGAAGGTGATAAATATTACTACAGCACTTGAGATCTATGGTCATGGACAAGGAATTCATTGTGCTATGTGCTGCACAGTAAAGACAGAACAAGATTTATTTCTACCAAGAGACATTACAATCCAAGACAAGAAATACATGGATTCATagaaaaaggaactgaaattaGTCATTGTAATGGGCATCCATCTCAACACAAAACACTGCTAAGTTTTGGGGAGAGGTTGATTTAAAGGTACTGAAAAAGGTTTTAAAGGAGGATGATGAGTTCTGCAGATACCTATACGAAATCTCTTCAGCCATAAGAAACAGTATAAAACAGACAGCTGAAAGAGCTAGTCTGAAAGTTAACAAACAATGAAGATTGGTATTGCAGGCTGAATGTAAGCAAGGACAGATATCTCAAAGGAGCAAATCGGAAATAATCAATGGGTTGGCACAGGTTAAAACAAGTAGCTTACATCTACTACAACTTAAAGGAACAGATTGAGATGCAAAGAGAAGAATGGCATCTAGCGTCTAATCACTTTGATAACAACTTTTTGTACAGCAATCTCAGTGAAGAAAGATAGGCTAAAGCTGCAACTATCAAGTCCAAGAAAAATACACAGCAGCAcatcaaaaagcaaaatgaaccTTTAATAAATTATAGTTGAGTGGACATACGTATAGAGAAGAATATATTCCAGAGGTGTTATGGAGTGAAAAAGTAACAGGTAGAATACCATCGTCAATGTTAAATATACCAGGAAAGACCTACATACCATCTCAAGATCAACAGCTGGGTATTCACAGGATGGTATAGAAGTAACAAAAGATGTCAGTTTTGACAGAAGAGACACTTAGATCTACACATGTAGATCTGTGAACTGTTCATATAAAGATGATAGCTGAACTTCTGTTTGTAGATGTATTCATCCAGAAAGAAGgtacagaaagagaagagagacaaGGCCCTATAAAGTCTTAatggaaaaagcaaggaaaggaaagagtaGAAACATGCAAAAGAAATTCTGTAGAAATTGTTAGAAAGGtagaaagaaaaccacaaaaagacaaaatgaaagatGAACATTTCAAGAAAGAAAGCAGGATTTTATGTGAGAGGATGGAGATCAAACACGAATGGCAGAACTATCTGAGTTTTAGTCAGAAAAGTCATTAGCTGTTTGGCAACAGCAATTTTAGTTGACTGGAAGGAGAAGCAAGGTTAAAGTGAACATAGGAGTACCAGAAGAATAATTCCAGACTTCAGGGGAATATAGTGTAGTTTAGATGGCAGTGTTTGGCTGATGCACAGAAAAGAGAATTGCAAACAAAGTGAAACACTCAGGCGTCTTATCTTGAGTAAGAGGACTATAAGTTGATACATAACTGAGGAGCATTTACACTCTGAActgcatgatttttattttaactttttaaaatggaaaaacatcttGAGATATTTAGCCTCAGTTCCATGCTGTACTTTGTCTCTGGTACAATAGGATATACTGGAAAAAAGCCATAAAGAAGACTGATTGTGATTACTAGAGGCAATTTAGCAGCCTCAATGTTGCTCTAAGATATAAGTTGTATAGCTCCAGGCAGCCATTCAGTTTAACATGTTAACCACATTACCATCCACATTGCTAAAGTAGGGGAAGAATCCACCATCACAGATATAATCTACAAAAGATAACACTATAAGCAAGCTTTACAGTCTCCTAAGATGCCAAAGAAAGTTTAGAAGTGTCAACCACAGATTATAGACCTGTTGCTTGTTCTCTTTGAATTTTGGTTTTCATAAGACAAAAGGTCATGTATATTTCAATATAGTCATCCTCAATTATATTAGGCACCTAGTGAGCATCAAAATCAGTTCTAGAAGTTGATTGAAAGATCTCAAAAATTATTGGCTAAAAACATGAGATGTTTCATTCTATTTTGCTACAGGTACATTCTATTTCATCAATCATGGTGAAGCAAGATGAGGACAAGTCCTGCAGAAAAAGTCAGATTCTTGTATTGTATTAACAAGGATCCTACGAGTCACAGAACCCTTAGAGTCAGGCACTacaaaagcagcacaggagagTGTCATGATGAACCTTTGCATGCAATTCTTTCTCCTGAAGTAGAACTTATTCAATTATTCAGAGACTTCTGAAAGAACTACTATTTGCACAGAAATTATGGTAGCTAATCTGATATTTTTGATTagcaaaaaagtatttccaaaaaaagtaaaaatagtttcATAATATGAAT
This region includes:
- the PMCH gene encoding pro-MCH, with amino-acid sequence MCISSYMLILSLFSQGFLLSVSKSLQKVEDEDMLLTTLKLGKTLRNGDRTANRGAIPLLKHYKTEDSSVLDEKDDRKMKFLDTGSRHDFLNHVMPINLGRKELPYLALKGAMAFPGDTEIQNIESIQERETANENSAKFPIGRRDFDMLRCMLGRVYRPCWQV